A window of the Oncorhynchus mykiss isolate Arlee chromosome 15, USDA_OmykA_1.1, whole genome shotgun sequence genome harbors these coding sequences:
- the LOC110490106 gene encoding F-box only protein 40, which produces MRRHSLFSRPPRPAGHRHCDSCYSRRCKAPVEISVSCVLIPCRLLCGALFHMCKEGEHALLCPNEKVPCLNAAFGCPIIMPRSWQAGHLQVCPASVVCCSMEWIRWPADEAYANTHPDIHAHTHTLHENLLKEQKAGEQLDLAMALDDQRHLYARMKMKTLYPEMIVKVEGEEEEKKEDKKNKKTEDWATVRLCNGASTLCTAADDGWSEDRPYHILSGVPETAVTDLSDFSLEKEEGDVGVEEPGGDISSDRYNRYERMFNMDKGGCNVDTKSSRGREGKEWNHWMELEEQSCREKKERRDAEELMGALQDPGAPEGPRGTEANRNATGITGMAPWQDGVLQRMAKEVTPQEFNMYLVHHGRMLLTFGQMDACTPREKDFVYGNIEPIPVQTLYSFKVPVSYREKQRSVHYYDASARAESTWACVDTSDLGALKESWWTDEADSTLLGYAEREVMGHQISEERGQDGLYVDMGMQTHSFKTAPFRRDTTLADLTRDRPLKLRLQLHADSTSSRHNKASSAFTFLCGHSFQRREFPKHFRNVHTDIQTCASGWFEQRCPLAYLGCTYSQRRLEPFKQPATVTYNQKLSIFNLRPTVPASQGEGPEPLKSSKSQSAPEPVGTPRRRRSRGEGDCDSLSALPSEVLCHMASFLDSLSLSQLALVSRLMREVCSSLLQDRGMVSLLWEKKTYKSGVAKWKAKTVWEFSHLFSTVDLWRFIDNVPSMSEHLKVCPYYQTWVPPQPVALPSMSHLQGGTQEQDNQQRQSLVAQFMGNR; this is translated from the exons ATG AGACGTCATTCCCTTTTCTCTCGTCCCCCCCGTCCTGCCGGTCATCGCCACTGTGACAGCTGCTACAGCCGGCGGTGTAAGGCCCCCGTGGAGATCTCCGTGTCTTGTGTGCTCATCCCCTGCCGCCTTTTGTGTGGAGCCCTGTTCCACATGTGCAAAGAGGGGGAGCATGCGCTCCTCTGCCCCAATGAGAAGGTGCCATGCCTCAACGCCGCCTTCGGCTGTCCAATCATCATGCCCCGTTCCTGGCAGGCGGGCCACTTGCAGGTCTGTCCCGCCAGTGTGGTGTGCTGCTCAATGGAGTGGATCCGCTGGCCAGCCGATGAAGCCTACGCAAACACACACCCCGAcatccacgcacacacacacaccctgcatgAGAACCTGCTGAAGGAGCAGAAGGCAGGAGAACAGTTGGACCTGGCCATGGCCCTGGATGATCAGAGACACCTGTACGCCCGTATGAAGATGAAGACTCTCTACCCAGAGATGATAGTGaaagtggagggagaggaagaggagaagaaagaagatAAGAAAAATAAGAAGACAGAAGACTGGGCCACAGTGCGTCTATGTAATGGGGCCTCTACCCTCTGTACGGCTGCTGATGATGGGTGGAGTGAAGATAGGCCATATCATATCCTATCTG GCGTTCCAGAAACAGCCGTGACAGACCTTTCAGACTTTTctttggagaaggaggagggagatgtggGTGTGGAGGAACCAGGGGGAGACATCAGCTCTGACAGATACAACAGGTATGAGAGGATGTTCAATATGGATAAAGGAGGCTGTAATGTGGACACCAAAAGCAGCCGGGGCAGAGAAGGGAAGGAGTGGAACCATTGGATGGAGTTGGAGGAGCAGTCGTgcagagagaagaaggagagaagagatgcAGAAGAGTTGATGGGTGCTCTGCAAGATCCAGGAGCTCCTGAGGGACCAAGGGGGACCGAGGCCAACCGTAATGCCACAGGGATTACAGGTATGGCCCCGTGGCAGGACGGGGTCCTGCAGCGCATGGCCAAGGAGGTCACCCCCCAGGAATTCAACATGTACCTGGTGCACCACGGACGCATGCTGCTCACCTTTGGCCAGATGGATGCCTGCACGCCACGGGAAAAAGACTTTGTCTACGGAAACATAGAGCCCATCCCTGTTCAGACACTGTACTCCTTCAAG GTTCCTGTCAGCTACCGTGAGAAGCAGCGTAGTGTCCACTACTATGACGCATCAGCCCGTGCTGAGAGTACCTGGGCCTGTGTGGATACGTCTGACCTGGGGGCATTAAAGGAGTCCTGGTGGACGGACGAGGCTGACAGCACACTACTGGGATACgcagagagagaggtcatggGGCATCAG ATCAGTGAGGAGCGTGGACAGGACGGGCTTTATGTGGACATGGGGATGCAGACCCACTCCTTCAAGACGGCACCATTCAGACGAGACACGACGTTAGCAGACCTGACAAGGGACAGGCCTCTGAAGCTCCGCCTCCAGCTGCATGCGGACAGCACCTCCAGCCGACACAACAAGGCTAGCTCTGCCTTCACCTTCCTCTGTGGACACTCCTTCCAACGAAGGGAATTCCCCAAACACTTCAG GAACGTGCACACAGACATTCAGACGTGTGCTAGTGGCTGGTTTGAGCAGAGGTGTCCCCTGGCCTACCTGGGCTGCACCTACAGCCAGAGAAGGTTAGAGCCTTTCAAACAACCTGCCACGGTCACCTACAA CCAGAAACTGAGCATCTTCAACCTCCGACCCACCGTCCCAGCTTCTCAAGGGGAGGGACCAGAGCCCCTTAAATCCTCCAAGTCGCAGTCTGCTCCAGAACCTGTCGGAACCCCCAGGAGGAGGCGGTCGAGGGGAGAAGGGGACTGCGATTCTCTAAGTGCTTTGCCATCCGAGGTGCTGTGCCACATGGCCAGCTTCCTGGACAGCCTGTCCCTGTCCCAACTGGCCCTTGTGTCCCGCCTCATGAGAGAGGTATGTTCCTCTCTGCTGCAGGACAGGGGGATGGTGTCCCTCCTCTGGGAAAAGAAGACCTACAAGTCTGGTGTGGCCAAATGGAAGGCCAAAACG GTGTGGGAGTTCAGTCATCTGTTCTCTACAGTAGATTTGTGGCGTTTTATAGACAACGTGCCATCCATGTCGGAGCACCTGAAGGTTTGTCCCTACTACCAGACCTGGGTACCACCCCAGCCGGTGGCCCTGCCCAGCATGAGTCACCTACAGGGTGGAACACAGGagcaggacaaccagcagagacAGAGCCTGGTTGCTCAGTTCATGGGCAACAGATAA